CTCCGAGGCCTCCCCCAGGAATGGTGGTTCGAGCCGAGGGGCGTCGGCCATGCCGGGAGGCAGGCCCGCCACGAGGCGAGGCCCGAGTGGATTTTCGAGCCGAGGGGCGTCGGCCATGCCGGGAGGCAGGCCCGCCACGAGGCGAGGCCCGAGTTGGTTGCGCGGGCGAAGCCCGCGCTCGAAGGGCACTACTCTCCAGTGAGCGCGGTACCGCGCCCCGGAGCCGCGCTCAGGCGCTGGCTCGCCTTCCAGCTCGACCAGCTGATCTTCGGCGGGCTCTGGCTTCTGGCGGGAGCGTGGGGGGGCGCGATCTACCTCTCGGTGAGCCGCCGGCCCGCGAGCCTCGAGACTCTCCCGGTCTTTGTCGCCGTCCTGGTCGCGCTGGGAGTCCTCCTGCACGCGACGTACTGGACGGCGTTCGTCGGCGGCTGCGGGCAGACGCCCGGCAAGATGCTCCTGAGCCTCCAGGTGGTCGGCCGCGATGGCTCAGCCGTCGGGTACGGCCGGGCAGCCTGGCGATGGGTCGCGATGGGCCTCGCCGTGCTCCCGCTCGGGCTCGGGTTCCTCGGCGTGATGCTCACGCGCGACCGGCGTGGCCTCCACGACTGGCTGGCCGGGACGCGCGTCGTCAGGAGCGCGTCCGAGTAACGCCCTTAGAGCGCGGGCTTCGCCCGCGCAACTTCCGGGGGGAGGCTTCGGAAGGGGGGCGGATCCCCCCTCCGAGGGTCTAGGGGGAGGTCAGCGGCTGTCCGGGGAGGCTTCCGCGACTGCGGAGGCGAAC
The DNA window shown above is from Candidatus Rokuibacteriota bacterium and carries:
- a CDS encoding RDD family protein, with the protein product MVARAKPALEGHYSPVSAVPRPGAALRRWLAFQLDQLIFGGLWLLAGAWGGAIYLSVSRRPASLETLPVFVAVLVALGVLLHATYWTAFVGGCGQTPGKMLLSLQVVGRDGSAVGYGRAAWRWVAMGLAVLPLGLGFLGVMLTRDRRGLHDWLAGTRVVRSASE